The sequence TTTGCAACGTAAACAAGTCAATTGTGGTTAATGAAACCGAAGTAGTGTCGTTGACGGGCATTGATGCACTCTTGGCTCCGAATTCTCTTGCGCCCTCCGGCTATCGACACTTTATTCCGGTCGCTCTGACAACGAATGAACATAGGATATAGCGATGAATACAGAACTAGACGGCATTTTCAGGCCACGATCAATTGCAGTGATAGGTGCATCAAGCAAGAGGGGAACCATCGGCCACTCTATCCTGCACAATCTGATCGAGTACTCATTCAACGGCAAGGTATTTCCGGTCAACCCCAAGGCAAATGTTATTCACTCTATCAAATGCTATTCCACGATTCTCGATGTACCCGATGCTGTCGATCTGGCCATAATAATCGTCCCGGCCGACCACGTGGGACCTATCCTCGAACAGTGTGGTGACAAAGGTGTAAAGGGAGTGGTGGTGATCTCGTCGGGTTTCAAGGAAGTCGGTGAAGATGGAGTTGCCAAGGAGGAGGCACTGCTCAAGATCATTCGCAAGTATCGTATGCGGATGATCGGACCGAATTGTTTTGGCGTACTTAACACCGACCTCGAATACTCGATGAATGCCACGTTTTCCAAGGCCCAGCCGTTGCGTGGACGCATTGGATTCATGTCGCAATCGGGTGCGCTCGGCGAGGCTATTCTCGGTCTGGCCAATGATCTTAACCTCGGTTTTTCAATGTTCGCATCGGTAGGAAACAAGGCGGACATTTCCGGCAATGACATTTTGGCTTATTGGGCCGACGATCCAAATACCGATGTCATTCTCATGTATCTGGAAAGTTTTGGTGATCCCCGGGAGTTCACGCGCATCGCCCGGGAACTGTCGCGCAAGAAACCAATCGTTGCGGTCAAAGCGGGACGCACTGCCGCAGGCGCGCGGGCCGTCAGTTCGCACACCGGCGTGCTGGCCGGGTTGGATGTCGGCACCGATGCTCTGCTGGAGCAGTGCGGCGTCACCCGTGTGACTTCGATAGATGAATTGTTCGATGTCGCAGGAGCCTTATCAAACCAGCCAATACCGCGGGGAGACCGAATTGCCGTGATTACCAACGCCGGCGGCCCCGGCATTCTCGCCACCGATGCTGTTGTAAACCTCGGTATGAAGATGGCTACGTTCGACAAGAAGACTACCAAAATACTCAGGGAGAAACTGCCGTTGGTAGCGTCGGTCAACAATCCGGTTGATGTGATCGCCGCCGGTGGTCCGGACAGTTATCGTATCGCCATGGACGCAGTTTTGTCCGACCCTAATGTGGATGCTGTCATCGTGATCTTCGTGCCGCCGGTGGTTGTCGATCACAAAGCTGTAATTGATGAAATCGTCGCGGCTATCGACAATGACAAAAATCAAAAAACAGTGTTAGGCTGTTTCATGGCGATACCGTCCGGAATCGCCGGCTCTGAGGCAATGATCAAGCACAAGATACCTATCTACACATTCCCGGAATCAGCCGCCAAGGCCATGTCGGCTTTGGTGCGCCGTCGCCGATGGATCGACCGACCGATGAGCGAACCACAGGCATTCAAAGCGCACACGAAAGTCGTGCAGCAGATTATCGACAACGCTCGCGCCGACAATCGCCAAACTATCATCGGTGGTGAGGCCCTTGGCATCCTCGATGCTTACGGTGTGAACGTCGCCAGATCGATCAGGACTGAAACGGCCAGAGAGGCCTGTGTGATCGCCGGTGAACTCGGTTTCCCGGTTATTATGAAAGTGGACGGACCCGAAGTACTGCACAAGACCGAAGTGGGTGGTGTGTCGACCGATCTCAGGTCGGCCGAGGAAGTGTCGCTCGCTTTTGAATCGATGCGGGAAAACTGTGAGACGGCTCAAACCGGATTCTCCGGTGTGATCATACAGGAGTTGATCACCGGCGCGGTGGAGACAATCATAGGCATGAATCACGATCCGGCTTTCGGTCCGCTGATCATGTTCGGCCTGGGTGGTATTTTCGTTGAAGTGATGAAAGATGTTACCTTCAAGGTGCATCCGGTTACGCCGCATGATGCCAGGGAAATGTTAGAATCCATAAAGGGCTACCCGTTGCTCAACGGCTTCCGGGGCGCTCCCGCGGTTGACTTTGACTGTCTGGCAGAGACGATCCTCCGCCTGTCGCAGTTGGT comes from Candidatus Zixiibacteriota bacterium and encodes:
- a CDS encoding acetate--CoA ligase family protein; the protein is MNTELDGIFRPRSIAVIGASSKRGTIGHSILHNLIEYSFNGKVFPVNPKANVIHSIKCYSTILDVPDAVDLAIIIVPADHVGPILEQCGDKGVKGVVVISSGFKEVGEDGVAKEEALLKIIRKYRMRMIGPNCFGVLNTDLEYSMNATFSKAQPLRGRIGFMSQSGALGEAILGLANDLNLGFSMFASVGNKADISGNDILAYWADDPNTDVILMYLESFGDPREFTRIARELSRKKPIVAVKAGRTAAGARAVSSHTGVLAGLDVGTDALLEQCGVTRVTSIDELFDVAGALSNQPIPRGDRIAVITNAGGPGILATDAVVNLGMKMATFDKKTTKILREKLPLVASVNNPVDVIAAGGPDSYRIAMDAVLSDPNVDAVIVIFVPPVVVDHKAVIDEIVAAIDNDKNQKTVLGCFMAIPSGIAGSEAMIKHKIPIYTFPESAAKAMSALVRRRRWIDRPMSEPQAFKAHTKVVQQIIDNARADNRQTIIGGEALGILDAYGVNVARSIRTETAREACVIAGELGFPVIMKVDGPEVLHKTEVGGVSTDLRSAEEVSLAFESMRENCETAQTGFSGVIIQELITGAVETIIGMNHDPAFGPLIMFGLGGIFVEVMKDVTFKVHPVTPHDAREMLESIKGYPLLNGFRGAPAVDFDCLAETILRLSQLVTDFPEIDSFDVNPFFAAADRKNSKAVDARFMLRLERPRIG